The Silurus meridionalis isolate SWU-2019-XX chromosome 25, ASM1480568v1, whole genome shotgun sequence genomic interval agggagtgaGAACAAGCAAGGAGAGGGGgaggacaagaaaaaaaaaggaaaaaaaatcagattgcGACAGTCGATATTAAAACATgcagtgagggagagagagagagggggagaaacAGAGAGGAAACCAAGATCCAGGCCTTTACAACGGGGACAACCAGAtagataaaaaaacacttcacgGCAGTTGTATTTCTCTcccttttcctctctctgttttctctctctctctctctctctctctctctcactcatcaGCCCCGCGTCAATTGATTTGTGTATGAACAGCTGGGCGCTTTTCGCCCCCCTCTCTGCCTGTGTGTTCTGAATGATCAGCTGATGAAGAGACTGAGTGCACGCTGCAATGCTGGGTTGCTAATTCTCTCGCCTGCAGACAAGCGGCAGCCTGGAGACCACAGCCAGGTAAAAAAacctccttcctttctctctttctcaccctTTCTTGCTCACTCTCCATCCTCAGTGCATGTCATCATGCCAGGTTTCAGCACACGGTCAtacaaatggagagagagagagagagagagagagagagagagaaagaatgagagctAGAGTGAAGAGCAAGGGAGAGTGTGTGGCATGTGTAGGTGTGAGCTGTGTCTGATAACTGGGGAACATTGGCCAGACAAATTGGGTGTTGTGCAGATcctggcatgttttttttcctcgagGTTACACGGACTGCACAGCGCATGTATGCATACAGGCAGGAGGAGAAGGCACATTAGTtcatatacacatgcacatatgcacacaaGTCCAGACATATGCTATATGTTTTTGTAAATAGTCTTTCTTTAAATGAGTGCGCCTTTGGTGTGCTTAtgtttaatgtctttttttgtgcaaatatgcatgtatgtacgcgtgtgtgtgtgtgtgtgtgtgtgtgtgtgtgtgtgtgtgtgtgtgtgcaaacccATATGCATGTCTGCATTCCATTATAATTCCTCTGATTATTAGGCCTCCAGACCCATGGTCCCCTGGGGAGAGTAAATGttttccgtgtgtgtgtctgcatataAGTGTGCGTGTTTCATATTTGTATTTGGTGTGAGTATGACTTAAACATCCATAGCTGGCACTGCCTGCAGAGAAGCTAATTCAGAattcatattttctttattctctTGCTTCTTTCTGCCAGCAGAACAGGGCTGCGGCATGCATATCACTGCACTTTAATTGCCTTTGTGTAGAACACAGTCTCGGCagcacactctcacacacacacacacacacacacacacacacacacacacacacacacacacacccctccttCTCCTGTAGTCATGTAAGAATAAATGGGAAACACAAGGAAACATGACAGCTTTTTATATTAACTATTAACCAGCATGCTGAAGTCAGTTCTCTCTAAATATCACACTTCCaattttttaccatttaaaataaatagtcaGTGTAGCATTGCTGTAACTGCATGCTTGTTAATCTATttttgaacacaaaaaaaaaatcagctttatAAATTTGCTTTAAGTAATCTTGAACAATAATATAAAGCCTATGTATTATCAGACACTAGTGTCAGTTGTgagaatattaattaaaaataatgtaaaaaggGAGCTtaaattattagttttttttttatactttttcggatatacagtatacagtgacCTCCACTAATACTTATACCTTGGTAAATATAAGCAAGAAGGATGTAAAAAATTTGAAActgaaaatcagaaaaaaatactgtcatgtatgtaatataaaaacattttaaaaagttttttgtatATCTGGGTGACTAGGAACACTAAATTATTGGACCATGTCTTCCTGTTTCACAGGGATATAAATATCAGGTAACACATAGGCCAAATTAACGTTAGTAATTTATCACAATTTGTAAGAACAAGAACTACACGATCAGGCATAACCACAGAAAGATGAAGGGAATTATGACCCCAGACagatgaagtgaataacactgattatctctttaccATCAcctctgttagtgggtgggatatattaggcagcatgtGAACATCTTGTCTTCAAAGTTGATTTGTTAAAAGCAAGAacaatgggcaagcataaggatttgagcgaatTTGATAAGGGCCAAATTTTTATGCCTAGATCATTTTAATGGTCAGAGCATctgcaaaactgcagctcttgtggggtgttcctggtctacagtggtcagtatctatcaacaGTGGTGAAACGGTGACAAGGTCATGGGCAagcaaggctcattgatgcgtgtgggaagcgaaggctggccaacagacgagctactgtagctcgAATTGTTACGAATTTAATGCTGGTTCTTatagaaaggtgtcagaataCACAGTGCATCGCATTTTGTTGCGCATGGGGCTGAGTGGCCACAGACCAATCAGGGTGCTCATGCTGACCCCTGTCCACCACCGAAAGAGCCAACAATGGtcaaatgagcatcagaaataGACCACGGAGCAATGGAGGAAGGTGGCCTAGTCtgataaaacacattttctttagCATCATTTGAACAGCCGGGTGTGTTACCTAGGGAACACATGGCACCAGGATGTACTATGGGAAGAAGGCAAGCCAGCGGAGGCAGTGTAAGGATTTGggcaatgttctgctgggaaGCTTTGGGTCCGGCCATCCATgtggatgttactttgacaCGTACCACCTACCTTAGCATTGTTGCAGACCATGTTCACCCTTTCATGGAAACAGTATTCCTTGATGGCTGTggcctctttcagcaggataatgcacCCTGCcacaaaagcaaaaatgtttCAGGAATAATTTAACAACAAGTTTATGGTGTTGACTCCAAATTCCCCAGCTATCAATCCAATCGAGCATCTCTGAGATGTGCTGGCCAAACAAGTTCGATCCATGGCCCTACATCACAACTTATAGGATTTAAAGGATCAGCCACAAACATCACAGCACACCTTAAAGGGTCTAGTGAAGACCATGTCTCTAAGGGTcaagactgttttggcagcaaaattgGGACCCAAATAATATTAGGCAGAGggtcataatgctatgcctgatAAGTGTATAGCTGTGATGTGCTGCAAAAGGTTGTTGAgcttaataaaaatggaaagtaGATTGCAAAAGCATTGACAATGAACATTTTCATGATCAGGGCAATAATTAATTAAGAGTTTCCAATCAAACAGAAATTCTATGAATAAACCTTGAACAGGACATGTCTCTTTATAGTAAAATCTTCAATTATAACAGCTGGAGAATTGCAGAAATTAGTTGCATGTTTGGGTTAGAAAATCTCCAAAACTACAATCCGGCCTAAATTACCAACATTTGCATGGAAgggtttaaaacaaaaagcctCTActcccattaaaaacaaactcaAAGGTCTTCAGTTTTTTGCCAGATACTGGAACTTTAAATGGGATCAGGTTGCATGGTCAAATAAAACCACAATACAgctttttggcaaaaaaaacactagAGGAGGGTTTGGCACACACAGAAAGCTAGCAATACAAAAAAGCCTCCCTTTTCCCAAAGAATTCATCAAAaccaaaacataaaatgttttttaaacacgAAATCAATGTCCTGTAATAGACATGATCTCCGTAGAAAACCTGTTCAGTGAACTGATAAGGAGAGTCCACCTGCATGGACCTCAACATTTGAGGATTTTTTATGGAGGAGTGGTCTTTTAACATGTATTCTCCACCCTCATCAAGAATTACAGGCGAAATGTTAAATGAAAAGACCAAaactttaatatataaataaaaaatttcacaGTCTGTTTTTCTCACATTTACCATTGGTGCCAATATTAGTAGAGGGTTTTTACCTGGCTGAAGTGAACCCACCTCCGCTTATATGGGTGACACAACAGGTTGTAAGAGGTTTAATTTTCACTTGCACAGTGCCCTTTTCAAAATTTCACTAATTGTTGGGATTCCACTTAGCAATGACATAATCTGAGATTAATATGATTCTAAATTCCTGTCCTGAACTGATATTTTGAATTTGCACATTTTATGTCATACAGGCGATTACATACAGGCgattaatattacatattacatattacatattacatattacatacaccaaccagggATAACTTAATGAAccctgatcaggcataacattatgaccacctgcctaatattgtgttggttccccttttgctgccaaaacaatccTGACTTGTCGAGATTAACAGCATTACCTTCTTCAGCAATCTGACCTTCAGTAGCTTGTCTGTCACGTcagaccacacaggccagccttcgctcttcacgtgcatcagtgagccttggctgcccatgaccctgttgctggttcacAACTTTTCCTTCCGTGGACCAGTTTGGCtatatactgaccactgcatatatactatatatatatatatatatatatatatatatatatatatatatatatatatacacagtcaGTTATTAAGATTTGCTTGTGAAGTGACTCATTCCAGAGCCAAGGTCCAGCAACTGACAGGTAGTCATTTCTGCCACTATAATATCAGGCACACCAATTGttatttattctagttttatgAAATTATTGTTGTCACAACTAACATCAAAGGAAAAACTGATactatgcaaaaacaaaaaacaaaatattatacaaataaacaaagaataatacatttcattgattgtattattgttattgacCCTACAGCCAACCCTGTCCCTCATTCATTCTTCATCATTCCCATGGATTGTTTCTGCAGTCTCAGGCTGTTCTAAAAGACGTGTCTGAGGACATGGAGGAAGAAAGCAGTTTGAAGAAACGAAAAAGTGACCACCAGGCCAACCAGCCCTCTGAAACTGGGCAGGAGATTGTTGAGAAAGTCAAAAAACGACGTGGTCGACCCCCAGCTGAGAAACTTCCACCAAATCCCCAAAAACTTACAAAGCAAATGAACACTCTTGTTGACATGGTTATCAACTACAAAGACACGTAAGTAGCAATAAAGGTTACCAAAAAAATTCTTTAACTCTTAATGTTGGGTGAGGCTAACCCTTTATGGACCCTAGACATATTgagcaataaaataataataataacaaacaaaaaataaactggTTTTGTGACTGTTTAATATCAGTGTCACCCCTGTTTAACAAAGATAGGCAAGTTCACTGTCAAAAGTgataaaatttattttcttagaGCAGAGAGAATTTTAAATTTATCATGGGAAACATActgttatatataaattatacattattttaattgcAGACCAAAACCAAAATGTGGCCTGTAAAAGCTTGACCTCTTGAGTTTAAATGTTACATGAATATTTACTAGGGTTCCTAGTATTCAGAATCTGGTTACAGTACGTATCTGCCTTAGTTGACCTTAGTAGGTGTGTCATTACGATTATGCAAATTACCTGCATGTAATTCACATTTCTAAATTTGCcagaatttattttaagaaCAATTATCCAAAATGGGCATCTTGACCAATGCATCTGAAGACAAGCATTTGTCTTTAAGCCGAGGACAGTTGGgtaaaacatgcaaaataaaaaatggaaaaaaattttcCTGCTGCCAAATGTAATATGATTTAAGACACAGGTGATAAAAACAAAGCAAgaattatacaataatataaaaaacaatcgTTGGCAATCATTGGAATAACGATTTAACATGAGTCTTGTATTTTGCCAATGTATTGCTGTGTAATAAGCTACCACAATTACTCATGTTTTGACAGTTATTTGTAACCACAACTTGTATAATGTAGCCATAAGTTACTAAaccaatgttttaaaatacaaaatggaaaatgagtcttgttgattttaaatttcttaTTATGGTATTACTCTAAAAATTAACTACATACAGTAGTATTCTATAGCAAAAGTTAAGAGTGATAGTCTCTGAACTTAATTTTGTTTGCAGCTATGTCTCTGAGGAACTTGTGATATTTatgctatttaaataaaattttaatgtgTGCATACAATATCCAGACATGCAGAATGTTAACTAAGCAagttctctctttatttttgcttttactaATTTACTGTGCTCACACACTTCCCAGATATAAGTAAGCGAGCTATAATAAGCCACATGTGAGATCATTACGCATTATTTGCTAGTTCGGTGACTTCCTTGTTATTTGTGCTTGGCTTTTGCTGTAGCAAATTCTCCTGTGCTAATTGAATTGCTTTCAGGTCAAGAAACtattgaatttgtttttttgctattcAAAGGTTCCTCCTGAAACTAATCCTGGGATTATAATGAGCTGCATGGAATAAAAGACCTGCGGCTTTTTTGGACAAAAATTCTGTCGTCTCTTCTTTAGCTTGAGTGTCCTTCATCACTCCTGCTTAACCTACACTTAATGATCAAAATGGATGTGTGGGAGCATACAACATTAAGCTAAATTGTCTGATTATCAATTACTGGCACTTGGTTGAAGGTGTGCCTCAGGGTCTTGTTATGTGACTGCTCAAAGGGAAATCCCTGACAGGAAACCTTGTCAAGTATGAAGAAGTGGAACCCACTATACTTCTGGTGTCTACCTGAGGTGGAGCTGATGTCAACAACCCTGGCACCTCTTCACCTTGCTGCAGGACCCATCCACAAATGTACAGtacctcacaaaagtgagtacactctttacatttcagcaaccattttattatattttcccaagggacaatactatagaaatttaaattggaaatattttagagtatttaatgtgcagcttttatagcagtacagatttctgtcctttaaaaataacatatagccattactgtcaaaatatctgacaacaaaagtgagcacaccataagtgaacatgtcaaaaccaaagtgtaaatattttgtttgagCACCAATGTTATcaagcactgccttaatcctcctgggcatgatattcaccagagctgcacaggttgttgctgggatccacTTCCATGCCTCCATAaggacatcacagagctgctggatgtaagacaaatggcgcttctccaccttccacttgaggatgccccacaggtgcctcaacagggttcaggtctgaagacatacttggccactccatcaccttcactttgttgttattatgttggaaaacagCCGTTCAGCACAgattctgaagggagggcatcatgttctgtttcagaatgtcacagtacatgttggaatccatgtttccctcaatgaggtgcagctccccagtaccagcaacACTCATGTAGCCCCAGACTCGTGTAGCCAAACAATTTTATCTTAGTCTCAGCAGACCACAGGACacggttccagtaattcattcTTTTGGACAAGTtttctttagcaaactgtttgcaggttttcttgtgagccaacTTCAGAAGAgacttccttctgggatgacagcCATGCAAATCGAATTTTTTGCAGTGTGCACTGACAAGctgaccttctgcttctgcaacctctaaagcaatgcagcactcatgcatttgttttttgaagccagcttctggaaaccctctgtatgaccctggcacttgtactgtaactcagtttccgggtgttaccgatcttctaaTAGCCTAAGCATACCCAGGGGTCATTATGAGAGAATTCTACTTAAAGCATCAAGTTTTAACTGCTCAAATACAAgctacacaaatttgtatggtcctgtcaagcagtcTAAAACATGAACacgatgaataggacatgtggctttacaTGGTTAAATGATGTACAGCTTTTATCATTTAGGGTGTAGTCACTTTTGATGCCAgctattttgtaaataatggctGAATGTTGAGATATTTTTAGAGGTCAGTAAAATttgtactgatatacaagctgcacattgactactctaaaatatatccaagtttagtttcaatagtattgtcccttgagaacctatactaaaatgtttgctgtgaggggtgtactcacctTTGTGAGATGCTGTATTATTCACTAATTCAACTATGAGTGCCAGCTTACCTGGGCTTTGCCCTGAATCTTGTGGGTGCATATGATTTCTCTTATTAGAGAACACAGTAGAGACAAAGTCGaaagagtgaagaaaaaaattggcCTCTCACATTAGCACTGAGAGAAGTTGGAAAGTCCATACCCTCTTTGACTATGCACTCACAGCCACTGCAAACTCAAAGCGCTCAAGGGAAAACTCCATATCCATGGATGCCATCTTTGTATCACAGATGGCTCCTTAGCGAAGGCTTTAACCTCCTACgacctgggtgtccacatacgtggacattgtgcacaatggtgtctttattgttttctgtagatacagaccgagtgtccacataagtgacatcatttttttccaagaagagcttcatgttcaaagaaaatatatggttattataattattggttcttcctaaccccaaataactggaagaaatctaaaatgcaagccaAACCAAAGCTCAGGTCTTAGGAGGTTAAAGCATCACTTTATCCTTACTGCACAGGGTGAGGAGCGCCTGATGTTAGGATTGATAAAGAGTGttttcagcatttttcttttactgtactCATACATTGCTCCTCTTTCTTAGCTTAATCTCAGTCTAATTATGGCCAGAAAGAGAACCACAAGTGATAATTATTACACATTACCTGCTGTTTGTCTACTTCCTCTCCATTCACAACTAATGCTTTACCACACCCCCACTTCCACACAATGCCATGATCATGACAATAGAACTAAAAATATACTGTCTACTactgcatttgtttatttacatgtaacaaattaattaaatgtaacaaaGTTTATTTTACAGGCTCCAAGAACACCATGTGACAATTTCAGTGAAATGTATTTCTAAAACACATTTTCCTGTGTCATACTGTTATTTAATGGTAGTATCCCACAGTTAATTCATTACTATCATACAGGTTGGGCCGCCAGATCAGCAAAGGTTTTGTTCAGCTGCCATCTAGGAAAGAAGTACCAGAATACTATGAACTCATTCGCAAGCCTGTGGACTTTCGGAGGATCAGGGTAAATGGAAACTTGTTGTATTTGGTGCAAATGTTGTACTACTCCAAACAGAAAAGTCAGAAATTACTGTAGTGTTACATAATTATAACATTAACCTAGCGTAAACATTCTAAGGTACAACAAAGCatataccataatttccggactgttaagcacacccaaatataagccgcacccactgaatttgacaaagattattattttgaacataaatacgacgcacctgtctataagccgcaggtgtctacattgaaactaatgaactttacacaggctttaatgaaagtcaGTGTCTGtaacatggcttgtatctaaacagtggCCAACCAAGAAAAtaattgtttactgtcttcctccttcctttcataactatttctctcgagagtttttcttttggcatcgtcgtgcgtttaaaaatcaccatcggtgaagcttttctcccgatgccgtgcagctcagaacacaggtgaagtgcgttttttcatgcccggttgttttcagcgtgacaaatgattcacatttcctgtagacaaccgagtgagcggcaggtcaaacgtcagaggaacctcatccatatttatgatgtggtgtggcccgattcagtgggagcgcatctgatttaatataaagaattttattggttcacctgaacccgttcggcagtTTCATTGGTCCAATGTTTttgggctcagttttttgtcttgaagcttgtgaaaccaggaaaaacccaggaaaaatccataaattagccgtttcgtgtttaagccgcggagttcaaaGCGTCGGAAAAAAGTAGGggtttatagtccagaaaatacggtagaTTGTTAACAATATGTCAAGTGACTGTTATTAACAATTACTGAACTGGTTAACAATTCATGGCAATAAAAGGTTACAAAAGTTACACTTAGTACACCATTCTATtcatagaataatattaatcagTCAAATAtggattgatatctattaaactTATCATtaacccaaaacctttttttcaaccaattaaaaataaatggtgcaacgtgtgttgtggcaagttagagtctcTTTTCATCCATAATTTATTACTCTTAAAATGTTATGGTTGATGTTGAACTAACactaaactgtatgtttgtgctaagtagataccaccaagcggcaatcaaaaaaagttcaaaacagagtaaacgctctaccctgattggtggctttctGTGTTCTTGActagttaagtttttatccactcataaataaatgatttcgcaaaatgtggTTGAGCTAAAAGtaatatatttgactttgaaatgtagtaaatttTAAAGTTCTTAAATGGTAATACTTCAGTAAGGTACAGACACGCAAAAAAGTAcagaaacaaattacatttacttcgattctgtccaccactgatgaaattatattatatatatatatatatatatatatatatatatatatatatatatatatatatatatatatatatatatatgacactcaccggccactttattaggtacacctgtccaactgttTGTTAActcaaatttctaatcagccaatcacattaaTCCATAATCAGCCAAGCAACttaatgcatttaggcatgtagacatggtcaagacgatctgctgcagttcaaaccgagcgtcagaatggggaagaaaggtgatttaagtgactttgattgttggtgccagacaggctggtctgagtatttcagaaactgctgatctactgggattttcacacacaaccatctctagggtttacagagaatggtccgaaaaagagaaaatatccagtgagcggcagttctgtgggcacaaatgccttgttgatgccagaggtcagaggagaatggccagactggttcgagccgaaccttgaggcggatgggctacaacagcagaagaccacaccgggtgccactcctgacagctaagaacaggaaactgaggctacaatgcACACAGGCttaccaaaattggacaatagaagattggaaaaacattgcctggtctgatgagtctcgatttctgctgtgACATCCGGATGGTatggtcagaatttggcgtcaacaaattgaaagcatggatccatcctgccttgtatcaacggtttaGGCTGGTGGttgtggtgtaatggtgtgggggatattttcttacactttgggcccattagtaccaattgagaatcgtgtcaacgccacagcctacctgagtattgttgctgaccatttccatccctttatgaccgcCATCAGAccgctatcatgtcaatatggaccaaaatctctgaggaatgtttccagtacctttttgaatctatgccacgaaggattcaGGCAGTTCGGAAGGCAAAAGGGGTCGGTCCagccggtactagtaaggtgtacctaataaagtggccggtgagtgtatatatatatatatatatatatatatatatatatatatatatatatatatatatatatatatatacatacactgtatatataatgatCTGATATGTGGCCTACTCCATTGCATTATTGACAATATGCTAACACTGTTGGTTGGActgaaacacattttatttacaaacactTGCTGTCTGTGATCAGCAACAGCATCCAAACATTTCAGTCCACCAAATCACTATTCTTGTGAACTCTCCACATCTGGTCTTTTACACAAGAAAAAGCAATTACCCAAAAATTTTTAACCTAGACTTAAACAATGAGACAGTGTCTGAGTCGTGTAATTGTAAGGGTTTTGCATAATTGTGAGTCTTTCAGAGAAAAAACACTACTCTTGAATGTAGCCTTTATTATTTAAGGTATCAACAAGCAGTCTGCATCTCTGATTAAATGTGGCAGATAGTGATAGACCAAAAATATACTCAGgtactcagagagagagagagagagagagagagagagagagagagagagagagagagagcaaaaaaaaaaaaaaaattgttgaaaagCAGTTGgttatttgctatttatttgcttatacGTTTATCCTGACTGATATTGTACATTTCATCGATGTTATTTCTAGGTTCTATGTAGGTGTTAGCATATCTGCTGAGTTACAAGTCATTCATGGCTCTTGGAGTTGAAGatgaggtttgatattggcttGTAGTTCAACAGCTGAATAGTTTTGAGGGCAGGTTTTTTAATCAACAAATTGATAACTGCTAGTTTGAGTTAGTTATTTAGCTTATGCTAAGTGAAGATTTGATTATTTTAGCTTTGCAAAGTGAATATTTTATGCTATTAAATGAGATGAGATAATAATCTAAGATTACATCAGATTTAGAAAAAgtggatatattttaatattttatccaGATTTTAGTTTAAGTGTATGTTCACTATTATGAGTTGGCTTTATAATGCTCTGATTAATTCCTACtcaatctagaatggacacaaacACTGTTCTCAGAAGGACATTTGGGTTACCAAAACAACATTAAAGTTCCCAACAATTAATAAGTTCAAAATGAAATCTACAAATACatgaagaaattaaattaaattattaaattcagGCCATTAGGTctgtaattaattattatttgaattgaCTGGAATATTATGGTTACATATGTTATGTTAGTATAAAGAATTTAAACtgagattatatataatattttgcatGAAGCCTAGAATATCATTATAAATGTGACACCTCTTCTGCCATTTAGAATAGGCtgatttatttaactttatccAGAGGGACTTAAACTTTCAGAGTATTTCTGAGTATTGCTGATAAGCTTGAGGGGAACAGATACTAAGTCAATGGGGTGGAAACTCAGTAACTCAAACCAGATGGTAAGTTTAGCCAGCTTGGCTGCTCCATGACTTAAATTTCTACCTGTTAAGTAggctttttttctgaaattacAAAATATACTGCAGGAAATTATAGCAGGCCAGTTTTATCATCAAAGTACTCAAATTATCTACAAAACTCATTGTTTTAAGAGAACACAAAGGACTGGTGCTCATGTGGGTGAACCTCAGCATTACCTTTGGGTTTGTTATTATGCCACCAAGCATGTTGTTCTGACAAAACTCTAATGCTTTAATCTTCTATGGTAGAGAGTGAACTAATGTACACTTTGGTACAAACAAGACTACAAATTAGTGAAGAAGGAAGAATTGTGGCACAAagattaaaacatttcacagtTTACACAATCTATCCTTACCCTTTAAATACTCTTCTCTCTTTTATGTTTAGattataattcataattcatGTTTCATGTAttgaatgtgtaaatgtaagtatcctatatatatatatatatatatatatatata includes:
- the LOC124379404 gene encoding probable global transcription activator SNF2L2 isoform X1 — protein: MKRLSARCNAGLLILSPADKRQPGDHSQSQAVLKDVSEDMEEESSLKKRKSDHQANQPSETGQEIVEKVKKRRGRPPAEKLPPNPQKLTKQMNTLVDMVINYKDTLGRQISKGFVQLPSRKEVPEYYELIRKPVDFRRIRERVRNHKYRCIADLEKDIIQMCHNAQTYNLEGSQIFEDSIVLKSVFESARQRIVEINQEDTDADGGSETVCAKHLNLEIKSEATKTKFDKSRERSTTVPPNSSAKVKGIYSDEDSTEDQEDNTGLEDG